One window from the genome of Bdellovibrio sp. NC01 encodes:
- a CDS encoding DUF805 domain-containing protein has product MDYFVDVIMDFANYKSRARRKEFWMFHLWYLIVGVVVGVATTLTLGQKNADFVSAVFNLGMFFPSLAVTVRRMHDVNKSGWWMFVPIYGQYLAFVAGDEGDNRFGPDPKAPLDVAHLSKAS; this is encoded by the coding sequence GTGGACTATTTCGTAGATGTGATTATGGATTTCGCAAATTATAAATCGCGTGCTCGTCGCAAAGAGTTTTGGATGTTTCACCTCTGGTATTTGATTGTCGGAGTGGTCGTTGGTGTTGCAACAACATTGACGCTGGGACAAAAGAACGCCGATTTTGTTTCTGCTGTTTTTAATCTAGGAATGTTTTTTCCAAGTCTTGCAGTCACGGTTCGTCGTATGCATGACGTGAACAAAAGCGGCTGGTGGATGTTTGTTCCTATCTATGGTCAGTACCTAGCGTTCGTTGCCGGTGATGAAGGTGACAATCGTTTTGGTCCAGATCCAAAAGCTCCGCTTGATGTAGCCCATCTTTCGAAGGCGAGTTAA
- a CDS encoding M15 family metallopeptidase, giving the protein MNAFTQQIEFIEKNFTEIKDSSEVVLDLKYSTGDNFMNADVYGGFQRCFLAPAAAKMFQQACSALKKDYPHLQFHVWDTLRPRSIQAKFYDHLAGTPFQNYVAAPHPGSLHNFGMAIDLTLQTRDGQLLDMGTGFDDFRDLAQPKLEEKFLASGELTRQQHDNRLILRKLLEDQGFKVLEHEWWHFNAMAKDKVYGHHPILE; this is encoded by the coding sequence ATGAACGCATTCACGCAGCAAATCGAATTTATCGAAAAGAATTTCACGGAAATTAAAGACTCTTCTGAAGTGGTGTTGGATTTAAAATATTCCACAGGCGATAACTTTATGAATGCAGATGTGTATGGTGGTTTTCAGCGCTGTTTTCTTGCTCCAGCGGCTGCAAAAATGTTTCAACAGGCGTGCAGTGCTCTGAAGAAAGACTATCCGCATTTACAGTTTCATGTCTGGGACACACTTCGTCCACGCAGTATTCAGGCGAAATTTTACGATCATTTGGCGGGAACTCCGTTTCAGAATTATGTGGCGGCTCCGCATCCAGGGTCCTTGCATAATTTTGGTATGGCGATTGATCTGACTTTGCAAACACGTGATGGACAGTTGCTTGATATGGGCACGGGGTTTGACGATTTTAGAGATTTGGCTCAGCCGAAATTGGAAGAAAAATTTCTAGCAAGCGGGGAGCTGACACGTCAGCAGCACGACAATCGTTTGATCTTAAGAAAACTTCTTGAAGATCAAGGCTTCAAAGTTCTTGAACACGAGTGGTGGCATTTCAATGCGATGGCTAAAGATAAAGTTTATGGCCATCATCCGATTCTAGAATAG
- a CDS encoding helix-turn-helix transcriptional regulator: protein MTLSNFIKKHRKDACLTQKEAVELLGYKNSQFLSNLEIGHRKPPVEVLKRMCKVYKVSEDEMLEQYVEQARIEAEKSARRKWEKHFGRRGEAQVQVQAPVMRAPEVSPSL, encoded by the coding sequence GTGACACTATCAAACTTCATCAAGAAGCACCGCAAAGATGCATGTCTAACTCAAAAAGAAGCCGTCGAGCTTCTTGGCTACAAGAACTCACAGTTCTTATCAAACCTTGAGATCGGCCATCGCAAACCGCCCGTCGAGGTTTTGAAAAGAATGTGCAAAGTCTATAAAGTATCTGAAGATGAAATGCTTGAACAATATGTTGAGCAAGCACGAATCGAAGCAGAAAAGTCAGCTCGCCGTAAATGGGAAAAACATTTTGGCAGAAGAGGTGAAGCGCAGGTTCAGGTGCAAGCTCCAGTTATGCGAGCACCGGAAGTCAGTCCTTCTCTTTAG
- a CDS encoding PAS domain S-box protein, translating to MWRKESSLQLVKEIQNLDLPTYVTDEVGKIYGSNDSGADMFGYQQKELVGESEDIFFSHYLEKPSEAGDHYTWRVRKNAEIFYAKEEVISVSENDQDTKLYVKTVEDMSSHLTVLEKCDLWFTHFKDLNYGVHVADAKTRHLLYINDLLAARLGYTAQELTGTYGTKLVDPDQLKVMPTKVYPQVANKGRHQFSFRYLTKHGIAFPMSVETACIRNIKGEIEYRLTLSRLNDESPCVETYLV from the coding sequence ATGTGGCGCAAAGAGAGTTCACTACAACTCGTTAAAGAAATTCAAAACCTAGATCTTCCGACCTATGTCACTGACGAAGTTGGAAAAATTTATGGCAGCAACGACTCTGGCGCTGATATGTTTGGTTATCAGCAAAAAGAACTCGTTGGTGAATCGGAAGACATTTTCTTTTCTCACTACCTTGAAAAACCTAGTGAAGCTGGTGATCACTACACGTGGCGCGTCCGCAAAAACGCGGAAATTTTTTATGCAAAAGAAGAAGTGATTTCTGTTTCTGAGAACGATCAAGACACAAAACTTTATGTCAAAACTGTCGAGGACATGTCATCACATCTGACTGTGCTGGAAAAATGCGACTTGTGGTTTACGCACTTTAAAGACTTAAATTACGGTGTCCATGTAGCAGACGCGAAAACAAGACACTTACTTTATATAAATGACCTTCTTGCGGCACGTTTGGGTTATACCGCACAAGAACTTACCGGAACTTACGGAACGAAACTCGTCGATCCTGATCAGCTCAAGGTAATGCCCACCAAAGTTTACCCTCAAGTCGCCAACAAAGGCCGCCATCAATTTTCATTTCGTTATCTCACGAAGCATGGGATCGCCTTCCCGATGTCTGTCGAAACAGCCTGCATCAGAAATATTAAGGGCGAGATTGAATATCGCTTAACTTTAAGCCGTTTGAATGACGAAAGTCCCTGCGTCGAAACTTATCTGGTCTAA
- a CDS encoding winged helix-turn-helix domain-containing protein has protein sequence MQVTLTKSQVRALWLKAQGLSESSPFGQGAKATPKAIKHLGYVQIDTINVIERSHHHILYSRIPDYKRAHLHQAQSKDKSVFEYWTHALAYIHTDDFKYFLPAMKYRKAHPSSWFSNVKKEDVQKVMRLIKKDGAISIRDINDDVLVEKEHEWASRKPSKRAMQLAFNGGDLVISERLGMLKKYELTDRHFGWDKKPKAATAGEVLDYEIDRGLKSQAVITIDSIAHLEKVPRKKELLKKVEVRVKKGNLVSVVVEDNEKTQFWMEPEVYEAHASEHPEELVHILSPFDPLVIQRKRFHMFFDYDHRFEAYVPKEKRKYGYFALPVLIGDKAVAVLDLKTDRQNNELLIQQWSWLGKHKSSKNKKLIENELERFEKFQLEK, from the coding sequence ATGCAAGTCACTCTGACAAAATCCCAAGTTCGTGCTCTGTGGTTAAAAGCTCAAGGTCTTTCGGAAAGCTCTCCATTCGGTCAGGGCGCTAAGGCCACGCCCAAGGCGATTAAGCATCTGGGCTATGTGCAGATTGATACCATCAACGTCATCGAACGCAGTCATCACCACATTCTTTATTCCCGCATTCCCGATTATAAACGCGCACACTTGCACCAAGCGCAAAGCAAAGATAAGTCGGTGTTTGAATATTGGACTCACGCTCTTGCTTATATTCATACGGACGACTTTAAATATTTCCTTCCGGCGATGAAATATCGCAAGGCCCACCCATCAAGCTGGTTTAGCAACGTCAAAAAAGAAGATGTGCAAAAGGTTATGCGTCTGATCAAAAAAGACGGCGCTATTTCCATTCGCGATATTAATGACGACGTGTTGGTTGAAAAAGAACACGAGTGGGCAAGTCGCAAACCTTCAAAGCGCGCGATGCAATTGGCATTTAATGGCGGAGACTTAGTGATCAGCGAGCGTCTGGGAATGCTAAAGAAATACGAACTGACAGATCGTCATTTCGGCTGGGATAAAAAACCAAAAGCAGCAACGGCCGGTGAAGTTCTTGATTATGAAATTGATAGAGGACTGAAATCGCAAGCAGTTATCACTATTGACTCTATCGCTCACCTTGAAAAAGTTCCGCGCAAAAAAGAACTTCTTAAGAAAGTCGAAGTACGAGTTAAAAAAGGGAATTTGGTTTCTGTTGTCGTTGAGGATAACGAAAAGACTCAGTTCTGGATGGAGCCCGAAGTTTACGAAGCCCACGCCTCAGAACATCCCGAAGAACTAGTGCATATTCTTTCTCCATTTGATCCTCTCGTGATCCAACGCAAACGCTTTCACATGTTTTTCGACTACGATCATCGCTTCGAAGCGTATGTGCCCAAAGAAAAACGCAAGTACGGATACTTCGCGCTGCCGGTGCTTATCGGCGATAAAGCGGTGGCAGTTCTTGATTTGAAGACGGATCGTCAGAATAACGAGTTGCTTATCCAACAGTGGAGTTGGCTGGGAAAACACAAGTCATCGAAAAACAAAAAGCTCATTGAAAATGAGCTTGAACGCTTTGAAAAGTTTCAGCTCGAGAAATAA
- a CDS encoding glycerophosphodiester phosphodiesterase family protein produces MKIISALSVLTFSFALSAMATPSSVVPSSKVQRKPFNEDVLGKNSVMCLLAQKMEVHGHRGLGGFPNNTLSSFRAGYDAGADVAELDLQITADNHILVAHDAVPNVGTERCSLHGKSLEKTSLRELPFAEASQIRCGDRLWTESFTDSIPELSAVFAAFKDRKSLAGKPVRLNIEIKYFKDQVQYYPPQDEYLNMILKVIRDSGWSTDRFFVQSFNHDILKVLKSKAPDIEFVPLIWDARDALKAALDVGSSIVTSGFPQLTPEVVYQIHQKNVRVISWTPNSVEELKWVIASGADGVITDRADLFMQIRRELCE; encoded by the coding sequence ATGAAGATCATTTCTGCGTTGAGCGTTCTTACTTTTTCTTTTGCCTTAAGTGCCATGGCAACACCTTCTTCGGTTGTTCCTTCTTCAAAGGTGCAGCGCAAACCATTTAATGAAGATGTGTTGGGTAAGAATTCAGTGATGTGTCTGCTTGCGCAGAAAATGGAAGTGCATGGGCATCGTGGTTTAGGTGGCTTTCCTAACAACACATTGTCTTCATTTCGCGCAGGCTACGATGCCGGCGCTGATGTTGCCGAGCTAGATCTGCAAATTACCGCTGACAATCATATCTTGGTGGCGCACGATGCTGTTCCCAACGTGGGGACTGAGCGCTGTTCATTGCATGGCAAGTCTTTAGAGAAAACTTCTTTGCGTGAACTGCCTTTTGCCGAAGCTTCGCAGATTCGTTGTGGCGATCGTTTATGGACGGAATCATTTACTGACTCAATTCCCGAACTCAGTGCGGTATTTGCGGCTTTTAAAGATCGTAAGTCTTTAGCTGGCAAACCCGTACGCTTAAATATCGAAATTAAATACTTCAAAGATCAAGTGCAGTACTACCCGCCTCAGGATGAATATTTGAATATGATCTTAAAAGTCATTCGCGACAGTGGCTGGTCGACAGATCGTTTTTTTGTTCAGTCGTTTAATCATGACATCTTGAAGGTTCTGAAATCTAAAGCGCCCGACATAGAGTTCGTGCCTTTGATTTGGGATGCCCGTGATGCCTTGAAGGCCGCGTTGGATGTGGGAAGTTCTATCGTGACTTCGGGTTTCCCGCAGTTAACGCCTGAAGTGGTTTATCAAATACATCAAAAAAACGTGCGTGTGATCTCGTGGACACCGAATTCTGTTGAAGAATTGAAGTGGGTTATTGCTTCTGGGGCTGATGGTGTGATCACTGACCGCGCTGATTTGTTCATGCAAATCCGCCGCGAATTATGTGAGTAA
- a CDS encoding AAA domain-containing protein yields the protein MSDSSSYLQRQLKKHKDLLANLSRRNRELYYKESNSSSINLTRSPFSESVMIKDKEGAFIPARICSGISSVLKSEIEMNLNEHFRIESVTDGNSVKKFYSKIDKVRLTDDRHQREFGISGAWILGPFLCWRTSNQVPKEDLLISPIFKVAVDLKKNKKKHLILKAEDNDLSFNPSLLLALKQNFGFEVPEDIEFENIENALDFFVNQMKRLDRNVVFASNQVDRVPDAPSKFKILKDADGEIIERIPIPIEEALSQQDLEIYNQVTGHNFVLVDAFYLDQLSASRMVLIKDYDQILEDEKPHPILNELFNGSPLAEKKSDLDRNRLKELDAYKERENYFVVDIDSTQHRAIDQATKSNAIVIQGPPGTGKSQTIVNLIADYLAKGKKVLFVSEKRPALDVVYNRMRSARIDEQAVLIHSSDLNKSDLYKSFLSLANSSPSEVSEKEWLRLTDDLDNIKQGIHQYADALVATHFQSGLQAAELLVAQSQMDSKKFHPNLIPHFAKFNYEQIRYLSTDIDLIQEILEACPDFEMTGWKYRRYDVIRTNSLERELRDLKMKLLALEDEKVSLDDILSQETGELAVSEESFNKILGTVAISACYTNLWSQKRNDMTQVLDATVANLKLLQAKLEKNQEYFYSIAPNSETAKVEELELYYSIPRGFTDWFTSAYWINRKLRNIICPVWNGTTAPFKGYLEYLAASEDLCTFASSFISQDLPDKSDYKSLNDWIVSQIERLQSLKAFFSSCSNNALPAKMMSEAVSSLEGFNRTISNIEKVRMTFVKLRELHIEVQSLWDTLGDLLTEYPKPLVFSERILFLDSLISSIDSLETIDKADIYTDKLQKKFGIDDLKSIINNHLSAIKGKWSSAIEATMLFAWADDLIRKSPELRAYTREGIHKLIEEFKVVSEAHKNGSQSAVHQAFARRWSQESDRSGLPLLKREAEKQNKVLSPREIMERGALETMLQLKPCWLMSPLSISQMLPLRDGLFDVIIFDEASQVRVEDAIPSIYRAKTMIVVGDNKQMPPTNFFAGGVIDDEDDDIEIASSVLDLACQVFPEVLLEWHYRSKAESLIAFSNRAFYGGRLIAVPNPTVLASSGAIRFEKIEKAFFTAKDGNLKEAERLVRDLINLLKVRPDQSYGIIAMGQRQAVAIDEVIEMEMEKDPATRKLIEAARAHKDGEADAGLFVKNLENVQGDERDVILMSVGYAPTEEGKKLKQNFGPLGKKGGGRRLNVAITRAKAKMHVYCSFDPSEIPSDVEAYEKNPDACTFGKYLIYAKAISEGDLERALHILNSFSAGGVISGRKSSRFALDVKRRLEENGHKVTAEIGASGFFIDLGIHDNVVPNTYKLGIECDGAIFHSTPYARDRDKIRESLLRSRGWKIERIWSQDWSKDWRKEIIRIEKALLISNQACETNGESQQEPDADSDRA from the coding sequence ATGTCAGATTCATCGTCTTACTTGCAAAGACAGTTAAAAAAGCACAAAGATCTTTTAGCAAATTTATCTAGAAGGAATCGTGAACTCTATTATAAAGAGTCTAATTCGTCCTCTATAAATTTGACTCGTTCTCCTTTTAGCGAATCCGTGATGATCAAGGACAAAGAGGGGGCATTTATTCCAGCAAGAATTTGCTCTGGGATATCGTCTGTTCTTAAATCCGAAATTGAAATGAATTTAAATGAACATTTCAGGATCGAGTCGGTCACAGATGGTAACTCGGTTAAGAAGTTCTATAGTAAGATTGATAAAGTCAGATTGACTGACGATAGACACCAGAGGGAGTTTGGGATTTCTGGCGCCTGGATTTTGGGGCCATTCTTATGCTGGCGTACTTCCAACCAAGTACCTAAAGAAGATCTATTAATTTCTCCCATTTTTAAAGTTGCTGTTGATCTAAAAAAAAATAAGAAAAAGCATTTGATTTTGAAGGCCGAAGATAATGATTTGTCCTTTAATCCCTCTCTTTTGCTAGCTTTAAAACAAAATTTTGGTTTTGAGGTTCCTGAGGATATAGAGTTTGAAAACATTGAGAATGCACTCGATTTCTTCGTCAATCAGATGAAACGATTGGATCGTAATGTCGTGTTTGCTTCTAACCAGGTCGATAGAGTTCCCGATGCGCCAAGTAAATTCAAAATTCTTAAAGATGCTGATGGAGAAATTATCGAAAGAATCCCTATTCCCATCGAAGAGGCGCTTTCGCAGCAAGATCTGGAAATATATAATCAAGTTACCGGTCATAATTTTGTGCTGGTCGACGCATTTTATCTCGATCAGTTAAGCGCTAGCCGAATGGTTTTAATTAAAGATTATGATCAAATCTTGGAAGACGAGAAGCCACATCCAATTCTTAATGAGCTATTTAACGGAAGTCCGCTCGCCGAAAAAAAGAGTGATTTGGATCGCAATAGATTGAAAGAGTTGGATGCTTATAAAGAACGCGAAAACTATTTTGTCGTAGATATCGATAGTACGCAACATCGTGCAATCGACCAAGCAACGAAGTCAAATGCAATTGTAATTCAAGGACCTCCGGGAACAGGAAAAAGTCAGACTATTGTTAATTTAATTGCTGATTATTTGGCAAAAGGGAAAAAGGTGCTGTTTGTTTCTGAAAAGAGGCCTGCACTTGATGTCGTCTATAATAGAATGCGAAGTGCACGAATCGACGAACAAGCTGTTCTAATACATAGTAGTGATCTTAATAAGTCAGATCTATATAAATCTTTTCTTTCCTTGGCGAACTCCTCACCTAGTGAAGTTAGTGAAAAGGAATGGCTACGCCTTACGGACGATCTTGATAATATTAAACAGGGTATACATCAATATGCCGACGCTCTGGTAGCCACGCACTTCCAGAGCGGACTTCAGGCGGCTGAGCTTCTTGTAGCACAGTCACAGATGGATTCTAAAAAATTTCATCCTAATCTTATCCCACACTTTGCGAAGTTCAACTACGAGCAAATCAGATACTTGAGTACTGATATTGACTTAATTCAAGAAATTTTAGAAGCGTGCCCAGACTTTGAAATGACCGGTTGGAAATATCGTAGATATGACGTAATTCGAACGAACAGTTTAGAGCGTGAACTTCGTGATTTGAAAATGAAATTGCTGGCGCTCGAAGATGAGAAGGTCAGTTTAGATGATATTCTCAGTCAAGAGACTGGTGAGCTAGCCGTTAGTGAAGAATCATTCAATAAGATATTGGGAACCGTCGCTATTTCAGCTTGTTACACAAATCTCTGGTCGCAAAAGAGAAATGATATGACACAAGTTCTGGATGCTACTGTAGCAAATTTGAAATTACTCCAGGCGAAGTTGGAAAAAAATCAGGAGTATTTTTATTCAATTGCTCCTAATTCAGAAACAGCGAAAGTTGAAGAGCTGGAATTATATTATAGTATTCCACGTGGTTTCACTGATTGGTTTACGAGTGCTTACTGGATTAACCGAAAGCTACGTAATATCATTTGCCCGGTGTGGAACGGAACGACGGCTCCATTTAAAGGATATCTGGAATATCTTGCGGCTTCTGAGGATCTATGTACCTTTGCGTCTTCATTCATTTCTCAAGATTTACCAGATAAATCTGACTATAAAAGTTTGAACGACTGGATAGTTTCTCAAATTGAAAGATTGCAATCCCTGAAGGCATTTTTTTCGAGTTGTTCAAATAATGCTTTGCCAGCGAAAATGATGTCAGAAGCTGTAAGCTCACTGGAGGGATTTAATAGAACTATATCTAACATCGAAAAAGTTCGGATGACATTTGTAAAATTAAGAGAGCTTCATATTGAAGTGCAAAGCTTGTGGGATACACTGGGCGATCTTTTGACCGAATATCCAAAACCGCTTGTTTTTAGCGAGAGAATTCTTTTTTTAGATAGTTTGATCAGTAGTATTGACTCTTTAGAAACTATAGATAAGGCGGATATTTACACTGACAAACTTCAGAAGAAATTTGGAATAGACGATTTAAAATCCATTATTAACAATCATTTAAGCGCTATTAAAGGTAAGTGGTCATCGGCAATTGAAGCAACTATGCTTTTTGCTTGGGCCGATGATTTGATTCGCAAATCCCCTGAGTTACGCGCATATACTCGCGAAGGAATTCATAAGTTAATTGAGGAGTTTAAAGTTGTATCTGAAGCTCACAAGAATGGGTCGCAATCCGCCGTTCACCAAGCATTTGCTCGTAGGTGGTCTCAAGAGTCGGACCGCTCTGGACTTCCTCTATTAAAGCGCGAAGCTGAAAAGCAGAACAAAGTACTTTCTCCTAGAGAAATTATGGAGAGAGGGGCCTTAGAGACCATGCTTCAGTTAAAACCATGTTGGCTCATGAGTCCCCTTAGTATTAGCCAAATGCTTCCATTAAGAGATGGGCTTTTTGATGTTATCATTTTTGATGAAGCGTCGCAGGTTCGAGTCGAAGATGCAATCCCATCAATTTATAGAGCAAAGACCATGATTGTTGTTGGAGATAATAAGCAGATGCCGCCCACAAATTTCTTCGCTGGCGGAGTGATCGATGATGAAGACGATGACATCGAGATAGCTTCAAGTGTGCTTGATTTGGCATGCCAGGTATTTCCAGAAGTTTTGTTGGAGTGGCACTATCGCAGCAAAGCAGAGTCTTTGATTGCATTCTCCAATCGCGCATTTTATGGCGGAAGATTAATTGCGGTCCCAAATCCTACAGTACTAGCATCTAGCGGTGCGATTAGATTTGAAAAGATCGAGAAAGCTTTTTTTACTGCCAAAGATGGGAACTTGAAGGAAGCAGAACGCCTTGTTCGCGACTTAATAAATCTGTTAAAAGTTCGCCCTGATCAGTCGTATGGAATTATTGCTATGGGGCAGAGGCAGGCCGTTGCGATAGACGAAGTAATTGAGATGGAAATGGAGAAAGATCCGGCTACACGGAAATTAATTGAAGCGGCTCGTGCACATAAGGATGGTGAAGCGGACGCAGGTCTATTTGTTAAAAACTTAGAAAATGTGCAGGGTGATGAGCGAGATGTAATTCTAATGTCTGTCGGATATGCGCCAACTGAAGAAGGAAAAAAGCTAAAACAAAATTTTGGACCGCTCGGCAAGAAAGGTGGCGGGCGTAGATTAAACGTGGCAATTACTCGCGCAAAGGCTAAAATGCATGTTTATTGTTCCTTTGATCCTTCTGAAATTCCATCTGACGTCGAGGCCTACGAAAAAAATCCCGATGCATGTACCTTTGGGAAATATTTGATATATGCAAAGGCAATTTCTGAGGGCGATCTCGAGCGTGCCCTCCATATCCTCAATTCATTTTCCGCTGGCGGGGTAATTTCTGGCCGCAAATCGAGTAGATTTGCTTTGGATGTGAAACGTCGACTGGAAGAAAATGGGCATAAAGTTACCGCTGAGATTGGTGCGAGTGGATTTTTTATTGACCTTGGCATTCACGATAACGTTGTTCCGAACACCTATAAACTAGGAATTGAATGCGACGGAGCAATCTTTCATTCCACGCCATATGCTAGAGACCGTGATAAAATAAGAGAAAGTTTATTGCGTTCTAGAGGTTGGAAGATTGAACGTATTTGGTCACAAGATTGGTCTAAGGATTGGCGTAAAGAGATTATTCGAATTGAAAAAGCATTGCTTATTTCTAATCAGGCATGTGAAACGAATGGAGAGTCGCAACAAGAGCCAGATGCAGATTCTGATCGTGCCTAA
- a CDS encoding type I restriction endonuclease has product MARETKQDRTVRAILDQTTEHLHELKTMEANTSTKELDVERWAQSFLRNCLGYTSSAGYSIRAQESKGKMRPDLVILQGDKPIFVVEVKKLGFDLNKSDFRSGKVQLSEYLNLIGNVQWGMLTNGVEWKLFDFSQPQYGGIEISNFDLKSDGDVIDVSKKAVEEQCYELLDLHETSFTTKGWPELSREAMAFSPESLSKAILSADVVRYIAKFVKGEFEFKANHEILTDRLYWLLEQGLNDAISGWNEAKAAEIQKYVKAQKRASRKTKKAKREVVTANINEPVAATEVSSTPEPTSDSKAAS; this is encoded by the coding sequence ATGGCTAGAGAAACCAAACAAGACAGAACAGTTCGCGCAATCTTAGATCAAACTACGGAACATCTTCATGAATTGAAAACAATGGAAGCGAACACTTCTACTAAAGAGCTTGATGTCGAGAGATGGGCACAAAGTTTCTTGAGAAATTGTTTGGGTTACACCTCTTCTGCAGGCTATTCAATTCGCGCACAAGAATCGAAAGGTAAAATGAGACCTGACCTTGTGATTCTTCAAGGTGACAAACCAATCTTCGTAGTTGAAGTTAAAAAATTGGGATTTGATTTAAACAAATCTGACTTCAGATCGGGCAAAGTTCAATTGAGTGAATACCTAAATCTTATTGGCAATGTTCAATGGGGCATGCTTACAAATGGTGTCGAGTGGAAGCTATTCGACTTCTCTCAACCTCAATATGGCGGCATCGAAATTTCAAACTTCGATCTAAAATCTGATGGCGATGTGATCGACGTATCAAAGAAGGCTGTAGAAGAGCAATGCTATGAGCTCTTAGATCTTCATGAAACATCATTCACAACTAAAGGTTGGCCGGAACTATCCAGAGAGGCGATGGCCTTTTCTCCGGAATCTTTGTCTAAAGCAATTCTGTCAGCCGACGTTGTTCGCTATATCGCGAAATTCGTCAAAGGCGAATTTGAATTCAAAGCTAACCACGAAATCTTAACTGATCGTTTGTATTGGCTTCTTGAACAAGGTCTAAACGACGCGATCAGCGGCTGGAATGAGGCGAAAGCAGCGGAAATCCAAAAATACGTGAAGGCACAGAAGCGAGCATCACGTAAAACAAAGAAGGCCAAACGCGAAGTTGTTACTGCAAACATCAATGAGCCCGTTGCAGCTACTGAAGTTTCATCTACGCCCGAACCTACTAGCGATTCAAAAGCTGCTTCTTAA
- a CDS encoding PH domain-containing protein: protein MFKLRENEEIKFTAKFHWSDYIVTGFWALLFTPAVMVSIFGNAKNFSTWPLLLIGYGPLIYKVLKNKSRKYIITNQRLYVESGILSRTSTDIPLNKINDIALTQNFIERIFNVGGLKVLTGNDKGTLINGIVEPNGFQEILSRHCNAKAI, encoded by the coding sequence ATGTTCAAATTACGAGAGAACGAAGAGATTAAATTTACAGCAAAATTCCACTGGTCAGATTATATCGTTACCGGATTTTGGGCTCTGCTTTTCACTCCAGCAGTTATGGTTTCAATTTTTGGAAACGCTAAAAATTTTTCGACTTGGCCTTTGTTGCTCATTGGGTATGGACCATTAATTTATAAAGTTTTAAAAAATAAATCACGAAAATATATTATTACAAACCAACGGCTCTATGTCGAAAGTGGAATTTTATCGAGAACATCGACGGACATTCCACTTAACAAGATCAACGACATCGCACTTACGCAGAACTTCATCGAGCGGATTTTCAATGTTGGTGGCTTAAAAGTATTAACTGGTAACGATAAAGGAACACTTATCAACGGCATAGTTGAGCCAAATGGTTTTCAAGAAATCTTAAGCCGGCACTGTAATGCCAAAGCCATTTAA